The Streptomyces griseiscabiei genome includes a window with the following:
- a CDS encoding ABC transporter substrate-binding protein encodes MRSVRLRILASLLVLAIAAIGGWQLLPAQRDEGRTITVGTTDPVTSLDPAGAYDTGSWALFSNVFQSLLTFEPGGATPVPDAARSCEFAGNALTVYRCTLRPGLTFPSGREVTGKDVKYSFDRVKRIDADTGPAALFDTLQSVTADGLSVDFRLSSPDATFPFKVATGAGAIVDRTKYPVNGLRTDGGADGSGPYTLASYTAGQARLTPNSGYRGAVRNLGNPVLMRYYKDSAALRKAWQARRIDVVTRTLPPATLAALSPSDPDQRVTEVDSTETRNLVLNVRVNSPFQDRRVRQALAALINREKLVADVYRGTTDPLYSLIPAGITGHTTSFFDANPKPDPQRARRLLDEAGVSMPVRFTYGYAEGRGSSAAEAAELKEQLEASGLFYVTTKAYEWTAFQQRYAEGKLDAYGVGWVADYPDPDTFGGPLVGTGGPLNNAYGNAQADRLIRDSRRYEDRGRAVADFKELQDLVAQDVPMIPLWQRKDYVLSSEDVGGAQYLSDGTGVFRLWRLEWI; translated from the coding sequence GTGCGGTCGGTTCGCTTACGGATTCTCGCGTCGCTGCTGGTGCTGGCGATCGCGGCGATCGGCGGCTGGCAGCTGCTGCCGGCCCAGCGGGACGAGGGCCGCACGATCACCGTCGGCACGACCGACCCGGTCACCTCGCTCGACCCGGCCGGCGCCTACGACACGGGCTCCTGGGCCCTGTTCAGCAATGTGTTCCAGTCCCTGCTGACCTTCGAGCCGGGCGGCGCCACCCCGGTGCCGGACGCCGCGCGGAGCTGCGAGTTCGCCGGCAACGCCCTCACCGTCTACCGCTGCACCCTGCGCCCGGGCCTGACGTTCCCCAGCGGACGCGAGGTCACCGGCAAGGACGTCAAGTACTCCTTCGACCGGGTCAAGCGCATCGACGCGGACACCGGCCCCGCCGCGCTGTTCGACACGCTCCAGTCGGTGACCGCGGACGGGCTGTCCGTCGACTTCCGCCTCTCCTCGCCGGACGCCACCTTCCCGTTCAAGGTGGCCACCGGCGCCGGCGCGATCGTCGACCGCACGAAGTACCCGGTGAACGGGCTGCGCACGGACGGCGGCGCCGACGGCAGCGGGCCCTACACCCTGGCCTCGTACACGGCCGGACAGGCCCGGCTGACCCCGAACAGCGGCTACCGGGGCGCCGTCCGCAACCTCGGCAACCCTGTCCTCATGCGCTACTACAAGGACTCGGCGGCGCTGCGGAAGGCGTGGCAGGCGCGGCGGATCGACGTCGTCACCCGCACCCTGCCGCCCGCCACGCTCGCCGCGCTGTCGCCCAGCGACCCCGACCAGCGGGTCACCGAGGTCGACAGCACCGAGACCCGCAACCTCGTCCTCAACGTGCGGGTGAACTCGCCCTTCCAGGACCGCCGGGTACGGCAGGCGCTGGCCGCGCTGATCAACCGCGAGAAGCTGGTCGCCGACGTCTACCGGGGCACCACCGACCCGCTCTACTCGCTCATCCCGGCCGGCATCACGGGCCACACCACCTCGTTCTTCGACGCCAACCCCAAGCCCGACCCGCAGCGCGCCCGCCGGCTCCTCGACGAGGCCGGCGTCTCCATGCCCGTGCGCTTCACCTACGGCTACGCCGAGGGCCGGGGCTCGTCCGCCGCCGAGGCCGCCGAGCTGAAGGAACAGCTGGAGGCGAGCGGGCTGTTCTACGTGACGACCAAGGCGTACGAGTGGACCGCCTTCCAACAGCGGTACGCCGAGGGCAAGCTGGACGCGTACGGGGTGGGCTGGGTCGCCGACTACCCCGACCCCGACACCTTCGGCGGGCCCCTCGTCGGCACCGGCGGCCCCCTGAACAACGCCTACGGCAACGCGCAGGCCGACCGGCTCATCAGGGACAGCCGGCGCTACGAGGACCGCGGCCGGGCCGTGGCGGACTTCAAGGAGCTGCAGGACCTCGTGGCCCAGGACGTGCCGATGATCCCGCTCTGGCAGCGCAAGGACTACGTGCTCAGCAGCGAGGACGTCGGCGGGGCCCAGTATCTGTCCGACGGGACCGGGGTCTTCCGGCTGTGGCGGCTGGAATGGATCTGA
- a CDS encoding TetR family transcriptional regulator gives MNDNPSPEPGADLPDAGAARPRDDAEQPGPKGTAKSEQTRALILQTALRLFQERGYDKTTMRAIAKEAGVSVGNAYYYFAGKEHLIQGFYDRIGAEHLAAVRPVLEREKDLEARIAGVLKAWLDVAEPYHEFAAQFFKNAADPESPLSPFSPESEGPRAESIAIHREILAGSKAKVPEELREILPELMWLSLMGLVLYWVFDRSEGRARSYRLAERGARLTTRGVSLARFRALRPLVREVHELFTDFLPGMTKVLPDPGDRGRAAE, from the coding sequence CTGAACGACAACCCCAGCCCAGAGCCCGGCGCCGACCTGCCCGACGCGGGGGCGGCCCGCCCCCGGGACGACGCGGAGCAGCCCGGGCCCAAGGGCACCGCCAAGTCCGAGCAGACCCGCGCGCTGATCCTTCAGACCGCGCTGCGGCTCTTCCAGGAGCGCGGGTACGACAAGACGACGATGCGGGCCATCGCCAAGGAGGCCGGGGTCTCCGTCGGGAACGCGTACTACTACTTCGCCGGCAAGGAACACCTGATCCAGGGGTTCTACGACCGGATCGGCGCCGAGCACCTCGCGGCGGTGCGGCCCGTGCTGGAGCGGGAGAAGGATCTGGAGGCGCGGATCGCCGGGGTGCTGAAGGCGTGGCTGGACGTGGCGGAGCCGTACCACGAGTTCGCGGCGCAGTTCTTCAAGAACGCGGCCGATCCGGAGAGCCCGCTCAGCCCCTTCTCCCCCGAGTCGGAGGGGCCGCGCGCGGAGTCCATCGCCATCCACCGCGAGATCCTCGCCGGGTCCAAGGCCAAGGTCCCCGAGGAACTCCGGGAGATCCTCCCGGAGTTGATGTGGCTCTCCCTGATGGGGCTCGTCCTGTACTGGGTCTTCGACCGCAGCGAGGGGCGCGCCCGCAGCTACCGGCTGGCCGAGCGCGGCGCCCGGCTGACGACCCGGGGGGTCTCGCTGGCCCGGTTCCGGGCCCTGCGCCCGCTGGTCCGCGAGGTGCACGAGCTGTTCACGGACTTCCTGCCGGGGATGACGAAGGTGCTGCCGGATCCGGGGGACAGGGGGCGGGCGGCGGAATGA
- a CDS encoding MMPL family transporter — translation MARWCYGHRLVVLLLWVGTVFGVGFAGTSAGTDYANVFSLPDTDSKHAYDLMDRAFPERAGDTDTVVWKVAEGSVDDDSVRSRIEPALAEIGRMAGVGDVTSPYDEGDRAGGGAGVGRDGTIAYAQVTFTEQANSVPKGLLDDVIETAQGAERDGLQVELGGQAIARAQEASQGTSEAVGILAAAVVLFLAFGSLFAMVLPIVVAVAGVGTGMMATALLSHVTNIPDVAPLLGSLIGLGVGIDYALFIVTRHRRGILRGMKPEEAAVTALNTSGRAVLFAGGTVCIALAGMLVMNLRFLDGVVIATSLTVVLSVLAAVTLLPALLGVLGPRVLSRRQRRRLAATGPEPESTTGLAARWSAYVERRPRSTAVLALVVMLVLAIPVLSIRLGTSDQGNHRDTTTTREAYDLLAEGFGPGFNGPLQVVVDGTDTDALVARIASTRGVAQVAAVPPANGVTVIQVVPTTSPQAEATDRLIDRLREDVIPESGLEAHVGGVTAVSKDFASVTGERLPYFIATIIALGFLLLLVAFRSLLVPLTAAVMNLVAAAASFGVLVAIFQWGWGTELLGIGKEGPIAAFLPVIMLSLLFGLSMDYQVFLVSRMHEEWVHTKDNARAVRVGLAETSRVINCAALIMMCVFGAFVLSGELEAAMAGIGLAAAVALDAFVLRTALVPAVMHLLGKANWWLPAGLERRLPHLAVEPGEELAAVAPPVGWHGPASVIHGFVRTAEGEAVEGAEVTLLSRGGRELDRVTSLADGSYIVAVPGPGPYLLATTAPMSASRARQVTVGEEPLVYDVEVAGVAEGEVDVVGQLTTDRP, via the coding sequence TTGGCACGGTGGTGCTACGGGCACCGGCTGGTGGTCCTGTTGCTGTGGGTGGGGACCGTGTTCGGCGTCGGCTTCGCCGGCACGAGCGCGGGCACGGACTACGCGAATGTCTTCTCCCTCCCCGACACGGACTCCAAGCACGCGTACGACCTGATGGACAGGGCCTTCCCGGAGCGCGCGGGCGACACCGACACGGTGGTGTGGAAGGTGGCCGAGGGGTCGGTGGACGACGACTCCGTACGCTCCCGGATCGAGCCCGCGCTGGCGGAGATCGGCCGGATGGCGGGCGTCGGGGACGTGACCAGCCCCTACGACGAGGGGGACCGGGCGGGCGGCGGCGCCGGGGTCGGCCGGGACGGGACGATCGCCTACGCCCAGGTGACCTTCACCGAGCAGGCGAACTCCGTGCCGAAGGGGCTCCTCGACGACGTCATCGAGACCGCCCAGGGCGCCGAACGGGACGGTCTCCAGGTCGAGTTGGGCGGGCAGGCGATCGCGCGGGCGCAGGAGGCCTCGCAGGGCACCTCCGAGGCGGTCGGCATTCTCGCGGCGGCCGTCGTCCTCTTCCTCGCGTTCGGTTCGCTCTTCGCGATGGTGCTGCCGATCGTCGTGGCGGTCGCCGGGGTCGGCACCGGCATGATGGCCACGGCCCTGCTCAGCCATGTCACGAACATCCCGGACGTGGCCCCGCTGCTCGGCTCCCTCATCGGCCTCGGCGTGGGCATCGACTACGCCCTGTTCATCGTCACCCGGCACCGGCGCGGCATCCTGCGCGGCATGAAGCCGGAGGAGGCGGCCGTCACCGCGCTCAACACCTCCGGGCGCGCGGTGCTGTTCGCGGGCGGCACGGTCTGTATCGCGCTGGCCGGGATGCTGGTGATGAACCTCCGCTTCCTCGACGGCGTCGTCATCGCGACCTCGCTGACGGTGGTGCTCAGCGTGCTGGCCGCCGTCACCCTGCTGCCGGCCCTCCTCGGCGTCCTCGGCCCGCGCGTCCTCAGCCGCCGCCAGCGCCGCCGTCTCGCGGCCACCGGCCCCGAACCGGAGTCGACGACCGGCCTCGCGGCGCGCTGGTCGGCCTACGTCGAGCGCCGCCCGCGCTCCACCGCCGTCCTCGCCCTCGTCGTCATGCTGGTCCTGGCGATCCCGGTCCTGTCGATCCGCCTCGGCACCTCCGACCAGGGCAACCACCGCGACACCACGACCACCCGCGAGGCCTACGACCTCCTCGCGGAGGGCTTCGGCCCCGGCTTCAACGGCCCCCTCCAGGTGGTCGTGGACGGCACCGACACCGACGCGCTGGTCGCGCGCATCGCGTCCACGCGGGGCGTCGCCCAGGTGGCCGCCGTACCACCCGCGAACGGTGTCACGGTGATCCAGGTGGTCCCGACGACGTCCCCGCAGGCGGAGGCGACGGACCGGCTCATCGACCGGCTGCGCGAGGACGTCATCCCGGAGTCGGGGTTGGAAGCGCATGTGGGCGGGGTGACGGCGGTGTCGAAGGACTTCGCCTCGGTGACGGGGGAGCGCCTGCCCTACTTCATCGCGACGATCATCGCCCTGGGCTTCCTGCTCCTGCTGGTCGCCTTCCGCTCGCTGCTCGTGCCGCTGACGGCCGCGGTGATGAACCTGGTGGCCGCCGCCGCGTCCTTCGGTGTGCTGGTGGCGATCTTCCAGTGGGGCTGGGGGACGGAGTTGCTCGGCATCGGCAAGGAGGGCCCGATCGCGGCCTTCCTCCCGGTCATCATGCTCTCGCTCCTCTTCGGCCTCTCCATGGACTACCAGGTCTTCCTGGTCAGCCGGATGCACGAGGAGTGGGTCCACACCAAGGACAACGCCCGCGCCGTCCGCGTCGGTCTCGCCGAGACCAGCCGGGTCATCAACTGCGCGGCCCTGATCATGATGTGTGTCTTCGGCGCGTTCGTGCTGAGCGGGGAACTGGAGGCCGCGATGGCCGGCATCGGCCTGGCCGCCGCGGTCGCCCTGGACGCGTTCGTCCTCCGTACGGCCCTCGTCCCGGCCGTGATGCATCTGCTGGGGAAGGCGAACTGGTGGCTGCCGGCCGGGCTGGAGCGGCGGTTGCCGCATCTGGCGGTGGAGCCGGGGGAGGAGCTTGCGGCGGTCGCGCCGCCGGTCGGCTGGCACGGTCCGGCTTCCGTGATCCACGGTTTCGTCCGCACGGCGGAGGGCGAGGCGGTCGAGGGCGCGGAGGTGACGCTGCTGTCGCGGGGTGGGCGGGAGCTCGACCGGGTGACCTCACTGGCGGACGGCTCGTACATCGTCGCGGTACCGGGCCCGGGGCCGTATCTGCTGGCGACGACCGCACCGATGTCCGCCTCGCGCGCCCGTCAGGTGACCGTGGGGGAGGAGCCGCTGGTGTACGACGTGGAGGTGGCGGGGGTGGCCGAGGGGGAGGTGGACGTGGTCGGCCAGCTCACGACAGACCGGCCTTGA
- a CDS encoding VOC family protein, producing MSHASREPHESYELLGFDNILLPVGDLGEAVSFYERAGFDVGFRLDEAGIAGLKVGKETPGLLLRVEEELRQRPPAWASARVWLEVPDARAAARALTAAGVAPLDAPFSVATGWTVEFADPWGNVIGLTDYSKRPELARTG from the coding sequence ATGTCGCACGCGTCACGCGAGCCGCACGAGTCGTACGAGCTGCTCGGCTTCGACAACATCCTCCTCCCCGTCGGCGATCTAGGTGAGGCCGTCTCCTTCTACGAGCGGGCCGGTTTCGACGTGGGGTTCCGGTTGGACGAGGCCGGGATCGCGGGGCTGAAGGTGGGCAAGGAGACGCCGGGGCTACTGCTGCGGGTGGAGGAGGAGCTGCGGCAGCGGCCGCCGGCGTGGGCGTCCGCGCGGGTGTGGCTGGAGGTACCCGACGCGCGGGCCGCCGCGCGGGCCCTCACGGCGGCCGGGGTGGCGCCGCTCGACGCGCCGTTCTCCGTCGCCACCGGGTGGACCGTCGAGTTCGCCGACCCCTGGGGGAACGTCATCGGGCTCACGGACTACAGCAAGCGGCCGGAGCTGGCCCGTACCGGATGA
- a CDS encoding Uma2 family endonuclease translates to MSAAAVERSHEERALIAEANHIMESVPGLRVEIIGDQILVSPAPDGPHSEALMLFAAPFMSLGLVRALPGIGLWLPSGPEDYAIPDLSVVDDDYRDHLVENSCYDPMCFRLVMEVTSSNWKTDLQTKVTHYAKARVPVYVIIDRKHQRLHVLTEPARGSYAKHGIHIPGELVTLPESVGGKVVLDVERLLKAGLS, encoded by the coding sequence ATGTCCGCAGCAGCTGTCGAGCGGTCGCACGAGGAGCGGGCGCTGATCGCCGAGGCGAACCACATCATGGAGAGCGTTCCGGGCCTCCGCGTCGAGATCATCGGAGACCAGATCCTCGTGAGCCCAGCACCGGACGGCCCTCACTCCGAGGCGCTGATGCTGTTCGCAGCCCCCTTCATGAGTCTGGGCCTCGTACGTGCGCTCCCCGGCATCGGTCTCTGGCTGCCCAGCGGCCCGGAGGACTACGCCATCCCCGATCTGTCGGTGGTCGACGACGACTACCGTGATCACCTGGTGGAGAACAGCTGCTACGACCCGATGTGCTTCCGCCTGGTCATGGAGGTCACCTCCAGCAACTGGAAGACGGACCTTCAGACCAAGGTCACGCACTACGCCAAAGCCCGCGTCCCCGTCTACGTGATCATCGACCGCAAGCACCAGCGCCTCCACGTGCTCACCGAGCCGGCGCGCGGAAGCTACGCGAAGCACGGCATCCACATCCCCGGGGAGCTGGTCACGCTCCCCGAGTCCGTGGGTGGCAAGGTCGTACTCGACGTCGAGCGTCTACTCAAGGCCGGTCTGTCGTGA
- a CDS encoding response regulator transcription factor, translating into MLVVEDEPSIADVLTIALRYHRFEVMTAGTVREALALAERTRPDAALLDVMLPDGDGRALGRELRARRPELAVVFLTARDAPAEIVGALGFGDDYITKPFDIEVVVARLTAVLRRTRRADVLPQRPPLRYGDLELDETTYSVRRAGRTVELTPTEYALLRFLVRNGGRIVPKDQLLRHVWQYEHAPAESTVVETYISYLRRKLDALGPPVITTRRGVGYGLA; encoded by the coding sequence GTGCTCGTCGTCGAGGACGAGCCGAGCATCGCGGACGTCCTCACCATCGCCCTGCGCTACCACCGCTTCGAGGTGATGACGGCCGGTACGGTCCGCGAGGCGCTCGCGCTCGCCGAGCGCACCCGGCCCGACGCGGCCCTGCTGGACGTGATGCTCCCGGACGGCGACGGCCGCGCCCTGGGCCGCGAACTGCGCGCCCGGCGGCCGGAGTTGGCGGTGGTCTTCCTGACCGCCCGGGACGCGCCCGCCGAGATCGTGGGCGCCCTCGGCTTCGGCGACGACTACATCACCAAGCCGTTCGACATCGAGGTGGTCGTCGCCCGCCTCACCGCCGTGCTGCGCCGCACCCGGCGCGCCGACGTCCTCCCGCAGCGCCCGCCGCTGCGCTACGGCGACCTGGAGCTGGACGAGACGACGTACTCGGTGCGCCGGGCGGGCCGCACGGTGGAGCTGACGCCCACCGAGTACGCGCTGCTGCGGTTCCTGGTGCGCAACGGCGGCCGGATCGTGCCCAAGGACCAACTGCTGCGCCACGTATGGCAGTACGAGCACGCGCCGGCCGAGTCGACCGTCGTCGAGACCTACATCAGCTATCTGCGGCGCAAGCTGGACGCGCTCGGCCCGCCGGTGATCACCACACGCCGGGGTGTCGGATACGGGCTGGCATGA
- a CDS encoding thiol-disulfide oxidoreductase DCC family protein has product MTTTAGAATEDRGAERVPVLGLTVLYDAGCGLCAFLRQWLGRQRQLVPLGFVAAGSEEARRLFPSLDHGATLEEITIVGDGGQVYRGSAAWIVCLWALREHRPLAHRLSTPAGARLARTAVLTAAKWRGAHRQPGSGCGSGGAELTGWAYDRRYGWVYRPPGGCDTGTCATR; this is encoded by the coding sequence GTGACCACCACGGCCGGGGCGGCCACCGAGGACCGGGGCGCCGAGCGCGTCCCGGTCCTCGGGCTCACGGTGTTGTACGACGCCGGGTGCGGGCTGTGCGCCTTCCTGCGGCAGTGGCTGGGCCGGCAGCGGCAGTTGGTGCCGCTGGGGTTCGTGGCGGCGGGGTCCGAGGAGGCGCGGCGGCTGTTTCCCTCGCTCGACCACGGGGCGACGCTGGAGGAGATCACCATCGTGGGGGACGGCGGGCAGGTGTACCGGGGGTCCGCCGCCTGGATCGTGTGTCTGTGGGCGCTGCGTGAGCACCGCCCGCTCGCGCACCGGCTGAGCACCCCGGCGGGGGCCAGGCTCGCGCGCACCGCCGTACTCACCGCCGCGAAGTGGCGGGGCGCCCACCGGCAGCCCGGCTCGGGCTGCGGGAGCGGTGGGGCCGAGTTGACGGGATGGGCGTACGACCGGCGGTACGGGTGGGTGTACCGGCCTCCCGGCGGCTGCGACACCGGTACCTGCGCGACTCGTTAG
- a CDS encoding ATP-binding protein, translating to MVRRNSFRLPRHPASVGLARRRVREHLVDWGHGEDSPALEDIVLVVSELATNVVRHGPLLEREFEVAVTALADGSCFIEVSDEGMAAPRLREVGEWAETGRGLRLVEHLAAAWGVWSRGRHGKTVWALVGTPPG from the coding sequence GTGGTGAGACGCAACTCCTTCCGGCTGCCCCGCCATCCGGCGTCCGTGGGGCTCGCCCGCCGTCGCGTACGGGAACATCTGGTCGACTGGGGGCACGGCGAGGACTCCCCGGCCCTGGAGGACATCGTGCTCGTCGTCTCCGAGCTGGCCACCAACGTCGTACGCCACGGCCCTCTGCTGGAGCGGGAGTTCGAGGTCGCGGTGACCGCGCTGGCGGACGGGTCCTGTTTCATCGAGGTCTCGGACGAGGGGATGGCCGCACCCCGGCTCAGAGAGGTGGGGGAGTGGGCGGAGACGGGCCGGGGGCTGCGGCTGGTGGAGCATCTCGCGGCGGCCTGGGGGGTGTGGAGCCGGGGACGGCACGGCAAGACGGTCTGGGCGCTGGTGGGGACGCCCCCAGGGTGA